The following are from one region of the Magallana gigas chromosome 6, xbMagGiga1.1, whole genome shotgun sequence genome:
- the LOC105344389 gene encoding aldehyde dehydrogenase, mitochondrial codes for MALFRCGLKFRALSAALRNNVACMSSLPQPIKNPEIKYNKVFINNDFVDSQSGKTFPTINPATGEVICQVAEGDKKDVDLAVKAAQDAFRLGSPWRRMDASERGVLLNKLADLIERDRVYITSLETLDNGKPYHVAFNADLNLVIKCYRYYAGWADKIEGKTVPVAGDFFAYTRREPVGVCGQIIPWNFPLLMQAWKLGPALACGNVVVMKVAEQTPLTALYIAHLAREAGFPPGVINIIPGYGPTAGGAIASHMDVDKLAFTGSTEVGQIVAQAAAQSNLKRVTLELGGKSPNIVLADADMEQAVETSHFALYFNQGQCCCAGSRTFVEEKIYDEFVERSAERAKKRTVGNPFDLTNEQGPQVDQEQTDKIMSYIKSGKEQGAKLVAGGNKMGDKGYFIEPTVFADVKDEMKIAQEEIFGPVQTILKFKDMDELIERCHKTIYGLAAAVQTKDLEKALHLSNTLRAGTVWVNCFDVFDASMPFGGYKMSGNGRELGEYGLEAYSEVKSVVIKIPQKNS; via the exons ATGGCGTTATTCAGATGTGGACTTAAGTTTAGGGCACTCTCCGCTGCTCTCAGAAACAATGTTGCCTGCATGTCATCGCTTCCCCAGCCAATTAAGAACCCCgaaatcaaatacaataag GTTTTCATCAACAATGATTTCGTAGACAGTCAGTCGGGGAAGACGTTCCCAACGATTAACCCAGCAACAGGGGAGGTCATCTGTCAGGTCGCTGAAGGAGATAAG AAAGATGTAGACCTAGCAGTGAAGGCAGCCCAAGATGCTTTCCGATTGGGATCACCATGGCGACGAATGGATGCTTCAGAAAGAGGTGTTCTTCTCAATAAGCTGGCAGACCTGATAGAGAGAGACAGAGTCTACATTACA TCTTTGGAAACACTTGACAATGGTAAACCTTATCATGTGGCCTTTAACGCGGATCTTAACCTGGTCATCAAATGTTACCGCTACTACGCCGGCTGGGCTGATAAAATCGAGGGCAAGACTGTGCCAGTGG CTGGAGACTTCTTTGCTTACACCAGACGTGAACCGGTAGGAGTTTGTGGACAGATCATCCCG TGGAACTTCCCTCTGCTGATGCAGGCCTGGAAGCTGGGCCCTGCCCTGGCCTGTGGTAATGTGGTTGTTATGAAGGTCGCAGAGCAGACTCCTCTCACCGCCCTCTACATCGCTCACCTGGCTAGAGAG gctGGATTCCCTCCCGGTGTTATTAACATCATCCCAGGGTATGGCCCCACTGCAGGAGGGGCTATCGCCAGTCACATGGATGTCGACAAGCTGGCTTTCACTGGCTCCACAGAG GTTGGACAAATTGTAGCTCAGGCAGCTGCCCAGTCCAACCTGAAAAGAGTGACCCTTGAACTCGGAGGGAAAAGTCCCAATATTGTTCTGGCTGATGCTGATA TGGAACAGGCTGTTGAAACATCCCACTTTGCCCTGTATTTCAATCAAGGACAGTGTTGTTGTGCTGGTTCCCGTACTTTTGTTGAGGAGAAAATCTACGACGAGTTTGTGGAGAGGAGTGCAGAGAGGGCAAAGAAAAGGACTGTAGGAAATCCTTTTGATTTGACCAATGAACAGGGACCCCAG GTGGACCAAGAGCAAACAGATAAAATCATGTCGTACATCAAGAGTGGAAAAGAACAAGGTGCCAAACTTGTGGCAGGGGGCAACAAGATGGGGGACAAGGGCTACTTCATTGAACCCACAGTCTTTGCAGATGTGAaggatgaaatgaaaattgctcaagaaGAG atttttggcCCGGTGCAGACCATTTTGAAGTTCAAGGACATGGATGAACTGATTGAGAGATGTCACAAGACAATCTATGGACTAGCTGCTGCTGTTCAAACCAAGGACCTTGAGAAAGCACTACACCTCTCTAACACCTTGAGGGCTGGCACAGTCTG GGTGAACTGTTTTGACGTGTTTGATGCCAGCATGCCTTTTGGTGGATACAAAATGTCTGGTAACGGTAGAGAGCTGGGAGAGTATGGATTGGAGGCATACTCAGAAGTCAAATCC gTTGTAATCAAGATTCCTCAGAAGAATTCCTAA
- the LOC105344401 gene encoding uncharacterized protein isoform X2 — MFFRMHHYEINVALWIFFTCEMLGFQCFVIIDCHSKTVKCTGYRGMSDCSLAILEREFPLMFGDNGNLLWPSRPTNFRNSSTNLAERSLVLSWEPPLDSSIRDVRGFFITIHGVDGLASGLHQCIVIQLNQSLSTTHYKTEFSVTYHPLFESSIYDFRISSLPKIDLNFSSAEGTMGNLIRIKIGKTTDKNSPADWTTPVVCQSDGTSITAVFRWPPRRFMMSLMDVTILQLFENRSHFRNNSTRIVLSEDQYGQLHKLQWNYSSLLEPVDQRIMIMISPVDMVKGLGQCVCYNADFLCLGVCKQSSCELVIEHPTQESAGQSGSSYSKDFKEGDPDPDSKTLLPDHIVAICISLALLAISVTSGITLFFFRKHVKFRSHQQNLKSDMHPNNQKASETLTSPEVVLNLGHSRHHPDVSRSPDCSDPFIKPSPELDEASLTLSEQMLQINENYLNTVRRTGSQMSLFAEKISLGGKSV, encoded by the exons ATGTTTTTTAGGATGCACCATTACGAAATCAATGTGGCcctttggatttttttcacGTGCGAAATGTTGGGATTTCAATGTTTTGTTATCATAGATTGTCATTCTAAG ACTGTGAAGTGCACTGGATACAGAGGAATGTCAG ATTGTTCGTTGGCCATCTTGGAGAGAGAGTTTCCTCTAATGTTTGGAGATAACGGAAACTTACTTTGGCCCAGCAGACCCACCAATTTCCGAAATAGTTCCACGAACCTGGCGGAGAGAAGTCTTGTTCTAAGCTGGGAACCGCCACTAGaca GCAGCATCCGTGATGTGCGAGGTTTCTTTATCACAATACACGGCGTGGATGGACTGGCAAGTGGGCTACATCAGTGTATTGTAATACAGCTAAACCAATCCCTGAGTACAACTCACTACAAG ACTGAGTTTTCAGTAACGTATCATCCATTGTTTGAGTCCTCCATTTATGACTTCCGGATTAGCTCTCTTCCAAAGATCGACTTGAATTTCAGTTCTGCCGAAGGTACCATGGGAAACCTTATTCGGATAAAAATAGGGAAAACTACAG ACAAAAACTCGCCTGCTGATTGGACGACTCCAGTGGTCTGCCAGTCAGATGGTACATCTATCACAGCGGTGTTTCGCTGGCCACCGAGACGATTCATGATGTCACTCATGGACGtcacaattttacaattatttgaaaACCGCTCTCATTTTCGGAACAATTCAACCAGGATTGTTTTATCA GAGGACCAGTATGGACAATTACACAAACTTCAGTGG AACTATAGCAGTCTCCTTGAACCAGTAGACCAAAGGATTATGATAATG atCAGTCCAGTTGATATGGTCAAGGGCCTAGGACAATGTGTGTGTTATAACGCCGACTTTCTTTGCTTGGGTGTATGTAAACAGTCTTCGTGCGAGTTGGTCATCGAGCACCCAACACAAG aATCTGCTGGACAGTCTGGAAGTTCGTATAGTAAAGATTTCAAAGAGGGAGATCCTGATCCCGATTCAAAAACCCTTCTCCCTGATCACATCGTTGCCATATGTATCTCTCTGGCTCTGCTGGCCATTTCTGTGACGTCAGGAATTACACTGTTCTTTTTTCGTAAACACGTCAAATTTAGAAGCCACCAACAAAACCTTA AGTCGGACATGCATCCGAACAACCAAAAAGCCTCGGAAACTCTGACTTCTCCGGAAGTAGTACTTAATTTGGGCCATTCTCGACATCATCCGGATGTCTCTCGCTCACCAGATTGCAGTGATCCCTTTATCAAACCTTCTCCAGAATTAGACGAAGCAAGTCTAACGCTCAGCGAACAAATGCTTCAAATCAACGAGAACTATCTAAATACTGTTCGTCGAACCGGAAGTCAGATGTCTTTGTTCGCGGAAAAAATTAGTCTTGGTGGAAAAAGCGTTTGA
- the LOC105344401 gene encoding uncharacterized protein isoform X1, producing the protein MFFRMHHYEINVALWIFFTCEMLGFQCFVIIDCHSKTVKCTGYRGMSDCSLAILEREFPLMFGDNGNLLWPSRPTNFRNSSTNLAERSLVLSWEPPLDSSIRDVRGFFITIHGVDGLASGLHQCIVIQLNQSLSTTHYKTEFSVTYHPLFESSIYDFRISSLPKIDLNFSSAEGTMGNLIRIKIGKTTDKNSPADWTTPVVCQSDGTSITAVFRWPPRRFMMSLMDVTILQLFENRSHFRNNSTRIVLSEDQYGQLHKLQWNYSSLLEPVDQRIMIMISPVDMVKGLGQCVCYNADFLCLGVCKQSSCELVIEHPTQESAGQSGSSYSKDFKEGDPDPDSKTLLPDHIVAICISLALLAISVTSGITLFFFRKHVKFRSHQQNLTESDMHPNNQKASETLTSPEVVLNLGHSRHHPDVSRSPDCSDPFIKPSPELDEASLTLSEQMLQINENYLNTVRRTGSQMSLFAEKISLGGKSV; encoded by the exons ATGTTTTTTAGGATGCACCATTACGAAATCAATGTGGCcctttggatttttttcacGTGCGAAATGTTGGGATTTCAATGTTTTGTTATCATAGATTGTCATTCTAAG ACTGTGAAGTGCACTGGATACAGAGGAATGTCAG ATTGTTCGTTGGCCATCTTGGAGAGAGAGTTTCCTCTAATGTTTGGAGATAACGGAAACTTACTTTGGCCCAGCAGACCCACCAATTTCCGAAATAGTTCCACGAACCTGGCGGAGAGAAGTCTTGTTCTAAGCTGGGAACCGCCACTAGaca GCAGCATCCGTGATGTGCGAGGTTTCTTTATCACAATACACGGCGTGGATGGACTGGCAAGTGGGCTACATCAGTGTATTGTAATACAGCTAAACCAATCCCTGAGTACAACTCACTACAAG ACTGAGTTTTCAGTAACGTATCATCCATTGTTTGAGTCCTCCATTTATGACTTCCGGATTAGCTCTCTTCCAAAGATCGACTTGAATTTCAGTTCTGCCGAAGGTACCATGGGAAACCTTATTCGGATAAAAATAGGGAAAACTACAG ACAAAAACTCGCCTGCTGATTGGACGACTCCAGTGGTCTGCCAGTCAGATGGTACATCTATCACAGCGGTGTTTCGCTGGCCACCGAGACGATTCATGATGTCACTCATGGACGtcacaattttacaattatttgaaaACCGCTCTCATTTTCGGAACAATTCAACCAGGATTGTTTTATCA GAGGACCAGTATGGACAATTACACAAACTTCAGTGG AACTATAGCAGTCTCCTTGAACCAGTAGACCAAAGGATTATGATAATG atCAGTCCAGTTGATATGGTCAAGGGCCTAGGACAATGTGTGTGTTATAACGCCGACTTTCTTTGCTTGGGTGTATGTAAACAGTCTTCGTGCGAGTTGGTCATCGAGCACCCAACACAAG aATCTGCTGGACAGTCTGGAAGTTCGTATAGTAAAGATTTCAAAGAGGGAGATCCTGATCCCGATTCAAAAACCCTTCTCCCTGATCACATCGTTGCCATATGTATCTCTCTGGCTCTGCTGGCCATTTCTGTGACGTCAGGAATTACACTGTTCTTTTTTCGTAAACACGTCAAATTTAGAAGCCACCAACAAAACCTTA CAGAGTCGGACATGCATCCGAACAACCAAAAAGCCTCGGAAACTCTGACTTCTCCGGAAGTAGTACTTAATTTGGGCCATTCTCGACATCATCCGGATGTCTCTCGCTCACCAGATTGCAGTGATCCCTTTATCAAACCTTCTCCAGAATTAGACGAAGCAAGTCTAACGCTCAGCGAACAAATGCTTCAAATCAACGAGAACTATCTAAATACTGTTCGTCGAACCGGAAGTCAGATGTCTTTGTTCGCGGAAAAAATTAGTCTTGGTGGAAAAAGCGTTTGA